A genomic segment from Stenotrophomonas maltophilia encodes:
- a CDS encoding DUF1203 domain-containing protein — protein MHAWYLGGIDHRPFLHLFEMSDSALAALGIQRRWAGDSGGHPCRISLSDPAPGSELLLLSHAHLPLHSPYRAAGPIFVQRGVTRCVLPPGEVPPYVQRRMISVRAYDHAALMHGAQVCAGTNIADRLDALFADPAVAFVQLHNAAHGCFSCQADRVDIQTT, from the coding sequence ATGCACGCGTGGTACCTCGGTGGCATCGACCACCGCCCGTTCCTGCACCTGTTCGAGATGAGTGACAGCGCGCTCGCCGCGCTCGGCATCCAGCGTCGCTGGGCGGGCGACAGCGGCGGCCATCCCTGCAGGATCAGCCTGAGCGATCCCGCACCTGGCAGCGAACTGCTCCTGCTGTCCCACGCCCACCTGCCGCTGCACTCGCCGTATCGCGCCGCCGGCCCGATCTTCGTACAGCGTGGCGTGACCCGTTGCGTGCTGCCGCCCGGCGAAGTGCCGCCGTATGTGCAGCGCCGGATGATCTCGGTGCGCGCCTATGACCACGCCGCACTGATGCACGGTGCCCAGGTCTGTGCGGGCACCAACATTGCCGACCGGCTGGATGCACTGTTCGCCGACCCCGCGGTGGCCTTTGTCCAGTTGCACAACGCGGCGCATGGCTGCTTCTCGTGCCAGGCGGATCGCGTGGATATACAGACCACGTAG